A window of Mytilus edulis chromosome 10, xbMytEdul2.2, whole genome shotgun sequence contains these coding sequences:
- the LOC139493034 gene encoding uncharacterized protein — MPMKKSIKSDSMRKAQVPVSCHVCNGPGAKWNEEFDVFMCRACKEKVHGKLKCSQGHEVATINDTQDTLVDSNEVPSEIINSVLNSYTTSVPTVSYLACSSDDIVYILYNVKLTECVFIKGKILKPSFKVLKSYPLPMFNFTLNMNDEVIFTNISSAKESPIRMISYSDEIRTVMDPNPMQITTLHVNNYNELVMGLREQGPAFPVSDLSVRRIAIFGSDYQRPINLETDTKGRKMFSYPSFIRTDSENVLYVADLDTLDFTGRLLAVNRTERLKFSYRGPPSLGVFCPHSIAITPIDNIVLLDNLNNALHVLNSKGILLALQSLVNLNIGIASALCIDNEGHLLIGCRGVGGQTGKIHALKIADRFM, encoded by the coding sequence ATGCCCatgaaaaaatctatcaaatccGACAGTATGAGAAAAGCACAAGTACCCGTTTCTTGTCATGTTTGTAACGGACCAGGGGCTAAATGGAATGAGGAATTCGATGTATTTATGTGTAGGGCCTGCAAAGAAAAAGTTCATGGAAAATTGAAATGTTCTCAAGGCCACGAAGTAGCTACCATTAATGATACTCAGGATACTCTTGTGGATTCGAACGAAGTGCCATCTGAAATAATTAATTCGGTTCTCAATTCTTATACTACTTCCGTACCGACAGTTTCTTACTTAGCATGTTCAAGTGATGATATTGTTTACATTCTCTACAACGTTAAACTAACGGAATGCGTATTTATCAAAGGGAAGATACTGAAACCATCATTTAAGGTACTAAAAAGTTATCCACTTCCAATGTTTAACTTTACCTTGAACATGAATGACGAAGTAATTTTTACTAACATATCTTCTGCAAAGGAAAGTCCTATTCGTATGATTTCATATTCAGATGAAATTAGAACTGTCATGGACCCTAACCCTATGCAAATAACTACTTTACATGTTAACAATTATAACGAATTGGTGATGGGTTTACGAGAACAAGGACCAGCATTTCCAGTAAGTGATTTGTCCGTGCGACGAATTGCAATATTTGGTAGTGACTATCAACGCCCAATTAATTTAGAAACGGATACCAAAGGAAGAAAAATGTTTTCTTATCCTTCATTCATCAGAACTGATTCGGAAAATGTTTTGTATGTTGCTGATTTGGACACATTAGACTTTACGGGAAGGCTACTTGCGGTAAATAGAACTGAGCGCTTGAAATTTTCATACAGAGGACCACCTAGTTTAGGTGTATTCTGTCCGCATTCAATTGCTATAACACCAATAGATAATATCGTTCTGTTGGACAACCTTAACAATGCTTTACATGTTTTGAATTCAAAGGGAATTCTTCTGGCTTTACAGTCTCTTGTCAACTTAAATATAGGAATAGCTAGTGCATTGTGTATTGACAATGAAGGACATTTATTAATAGGCTGTAGAGGAGTGGGTGGTCAAACTGGTAAAATTCATGCCTTGAAGATTGCAGATCGTTTCATGTGA